The window GGACCAGTTCAAAATGTAAGTGACGCTGGGTGTCCAAGTCCATAACAGTGCCCATAATACCCGACGAACTTCTGGCATACTCAGAGTGAGTTCAAGCTGCGTTTGCACTGGAAATCGCTGATTGGAGGAGGTATTGAGATGCTCAAATCCCCCTTTTTTGCCCCTTGCTGATCACTTTGAGCACGAGCAACGGTTAAGAACGCATGAGCCACCAGAGTCAGGGTAATGTGACGATACCAACCCTGCCAAGAGCGCACTTCATAGTGGTCTAAGCCAACTTCTCCTTTGGCAGTTTCAAAGCCTGTTTCAATGGTCCATCGAGTACCCGCTACGCTTACTATCTCTTCCAGGGTCGTTGAGGCAGGCGCAAAGACCACATAATAGGCGCACTCAATCGGGTCGCTCAAACTTCGTCTGACCAATAACCACCGTTGCCACTCAGGCGCAGTTGGGCAATTAAACCGAACCCGTGCCCATTCGTAAATCCTAGGACCTTTTGTGCCATCCCCACAACTGAGTCTGACCCAATCATTAGTGGTTAAGTTTGCTGCCACCTCATCTGCACGATATTGCTGGTAGCTAATCCATAGAGGCTCTTTGACGGAAACAGCCAGCACATACGCTTCACCCTGTTCCTCTAGCCACAATCGCAAGCGTCGGTCACTGCCATACACTTCATCCCCGCTCACCCAAGCATGAGGCACTCGAGCCTTAAATAAGCGCTCCAACATTTGACGAGCCAATTGAGGCTTCGTTGCAAATTGAACGCTCTCGGGTACTCCAACCTGCTGACATCGCTTGGGCTGGTCAGTCCAACTCTTGGGGAGGTACAGGTCTCGATCTAGGAACGTGTAGCCGCTTGGAGTGGCATAACTGAGAAACACCCCAATCTGACAATTCTCAATTCGTCCAGCGGTTCCACTATACTGCCGTTGGACACCCACCGATTGGTTGCCCTTCTTTAGAAATCCAGTTTCATCAATGACGACTACCGCTGCGCTATGTCCCAGGTGTTCGACAACATAATTCCTCAACTCATCCCGTACCAAGCTGGCATCCCACACCGAGCGACCCAATAGATGCTGAATTGCATAGGGATTAGCATCTCCAACTTGCTCGGCAATCTGCCAACCATTTTTGCGTTCCACTGAACTGAGCAAGCCTTGCAAATAATCCTGGGCATGCTGTTTGGTTTCGATGCGTTTGAAGTAAGGAGCCAACCGTTGGTTTAAATGTTCAAACTCATCTGCCCATCGCTCGACATCGTCAGTTGAAATTGGAGTCGCAGTTGTTGCCAGAATAGATTGATATGAAAGCGTCACAAAAAATACTTGTATCTCCTGTTGTATCTCTATTCTAGCCGATCTACAACTGTAGTACTAATACGATCGGGCCCTGGCGCATGTGTAAGGCATTTGTTCCCTTATTGCGTCAGAGCCAACAGGGTCGCATTGTCAATGTTTCGAGTGGAGCTGGATCGATCGCCAGTATGGGTGACAGTACTCCTGCCTACAGCGTCTCAAAAGCGGCACTAAATGCCTTCACTCGTTGTTTGGCGGCTGAGCTTAAGAGCGCAGGGATTCTGGTCAATGCCATCTGTCCTGGCTGGGTCGCAACGGATATGGGTGGATCAGGCGGACGACCTGTAGAGGATGGGGCTGCAAGCGTGGTTTGGGCTGTTATGTTGCCCAATGATGGATCCACAGGCGGCTTCTTTCGAGATGGTAAACCTGTGCCCTGGTGAGGCAAGCGGAGCTTACACCCTGCCATTCAACTTGAGCGGACATCCAGCGATCGTGATCCGATTGGACAAACGAATAATGGATTACCGATTGGAATGCAGATCGTAGGCAAGTGGTGGAAAGAAATGGAGATGATCGTGATAGCTAAACAAATTGACACGATCATGAATGGCTTTCAATCCCCATCAGATTATTGAATTACCAATTATTTCCCACAGTTCTGACAGGGATACCACCATTAAATCTAAATCATTTGAATCTCTTGTTCCATCAACTGTGAACGGCAAGTTCTCACTGCGCCCATACAGCTTCTACACGTTGCCGAAACGGAGTCATGACTTCGGGTGGCGTATTTTGAACATATTCCATTACGCTATCCTGCTCAGGTTTAGATAACTGTTCAAAGTACTGCATCGCCGTTTCAACAGAAAACTCAACCCCCAATTCTTCTGCAAAATTAGGAGGGATCGCTGTCCAAATTGCCGCAGGAATTTGTTGCTCGTAGCACCATTGCCGCACAATACGATCGACATCAATCTGTTCAGGATGATCTTGAATAGAACTGAGATTTTGCTGTAAATCAATGTAGCCCGTTTCTTCTGGGCTTGCATTTTCTCGCTCCTGAAGGTCTTTAATCGCATCAGTAAGGTTTGAGCGCGAACTCCAGACAAACTTTGTTGGACAGTCGACCCCATTCACCGGATCAAGCACTAATGTTAGCGGACGGGCAGTTTTAACCCGGGTGAATTCTAGCGGAAGGACAGGACCGCCCTGCTCCCAAAACCCTTCATAGGGGAGATCTTGAGGTTTCCAAATCAATGAACTCCAACCCAAAATTGCGATCATGCTCTAACGATATGGATGAATCAAACAGCTTCCCCATCTTAACGAATCGTAATAATTAATCCCTGAACTAGAATTCGCTGCCGCTCAAGCCTGGAAACAAGCTCAGCTTGCTCAGCTTTTCTGGCGATCGATCAGGAAGGGAAGGGTGAGCTTGCAGGTAAACAAATGACAGATATTGATTTTTGTCATTCATTCTATTATAGTGCTTCTATTACATCCGTGGAGAAGCCGTTATGTTATCGCGTCAACTGGGAACGAACGGGTCAACGGTATCAGCAATCGGACTTGGCTGTATGGGGATGTCTGATTTCTACGGTCCCACCGATCGCACCGAAAGCATTGCCACAATTCATGCAGCCCTCGATGCAGGCATAACTCTGCTGGATACAGGCGACTTTTATGGCATGGGGCATAACGAACTGCTGCTGCACGAAGCCCTCGCCGGACGGAAACGAGAAGATGTCTTCATTGCGGTTAAATTTGGGGGATTGAGAGCACCCGATCGCAGCTTTCTTGGCTTTGATGCTCGTCCTGCGGCGGTGAAAAACTTCCTTGCCTATACTCTGCAACGCTTAGGAACCGATTACATCGATCTTTATCAACCCGCCCGTCTTGATCCAACAGTACCGATTGAGGAGACGATTGGCGCAATCAGCGAAATGGTGCAAGCGGGATATGTTCGTCAGATTGGGCTATCGGAAATGGGTGCAGAAACGATTCGACGTGCCCACGCGGTGCATCCGATCAGTTGGCTACAAATTGAATATTCCCTTTTAAGTCGGAGTATTGAGGCAGAGATTTTGCCAACGGTGCGTGAACTGGAGATTGCAATCACAGCGTATGGAGTACTATCACGCGGGCTGTTGAGTGGTCACTGGTCAAAGGAACGATCGGAGCAGGCACAGGATTTTCGAGGACATTTGCCGCGTTTTTCGGGTGAGAATCTCGATCGCAATCTGTCGCTTGTCGAGGCATTACGCAGCATTGCTCAGGAGTACAATGCAACCGTGGCTCAAGTGGCAATCGCCTGGGTGCTCTCACAAGGTAACGATATTATTCCACTGGTTGGCGCAAGACGGCGCGATCGTTTGAGTGAAGCATTGGGTGCATTGGATCTACATTTAAGCGAGAATGATTTAGCTCAGATTGAGGCAGCCATCCCTCCAGATGCAGTCGCGGGCGATCGTTATGATGCCGTACAGATGGGAATGCTTGACAGTGAAAAGAGGTAGGACAGACATTGAGTGATTCAGTTTTAACGCCAGAGCGGATTTTGGATGCCGCAGAAGAGGTGTTGCGGCGATATGGTCCGGCAAAGGCAACCGTTGTGGATGTAGCTCGTTTCCTCAATGTGAGCCACGGCACAATATACCGTCACTTTCCAAATAAAGTCGCTTTGCGCGATGCGGTGGCAGAACGCTGGCTTCATCGAGTGTCTGAGCCATTGGCGGCAATCG of the Trichocoleus sp. genome contains:
- a CDS encoding SDR family NAD(P)-dependent oxidoreductase, yielding MGPWRMCKAFVPLLRQSQQGRIVNVSSGAGSIASMGDSTPAYSVSKAALNAFTRCLAAELKSAGILVNAICPGWVATDMGGSGGRPVEDGAASVVWAVMLPNDGSTGGFFRDGKPVPW
- a CDS encoding aldo/keto reductase, with amino-acid sequence MLSRQLGTNGSTVSAIGLGCMGMSDFYGPTDRTESIATIHAALDAGITLLDTGDFYGMGHNELLLHEALAGRKREDVFIAVKFGGLRAPDRSFLGFDARPAAVKNFLAYTLQRLGTDYIDLYQPARLDPTVPIEETIGAISEMVQAGYVRQIGLSEMGAETIRRAHAVHPISWLQIEYSLLSRSIEAEILPTVRELEIAITAYGVLSRGLLSGHWSKERSEQAQDFRGHLPRFSGENLDRNLSLVEALRSIAQEYNATVAQVAIAWVLSQGNDIIPLVGARRRDRLSEALGALDLHLSENDLAQIEAAIPPDAVAGDRYDAVQMGMLDSEKR